Proteins from a genomic interval of Desulfovibrio piger:
- a CDS encoding cobyric acid synthase has translation MKPEAHGGDRLRMAALAGRAPDSLLDFSVNVRPEGAPEFLRLALCRALDHISAYPSPHAEEAMEAAARVYGLPADCFVFGNGTNELIHLLARVLKEDGTPCAAVIEPAFSEYALACGLAGLEVRHPDCGVRRDGDSDEDMLRQLLSLLADVPARAAVWLANPGNPSGSFLPPTSCRHLLEARPDLLWIIDEAFAAYAGPDDVSSLITQLPDNAVLLRSLTKFHAVPGVRLGYMVTRAERARRWRRQLPAWSVNAFALAAAQAVLADTSDFADRTRDENRRRREHLCACLRGVPGITIFPSLANYVLFRCEQAPADLYARLLREYGIAVRDCSNYRGMEDGSWFRAAVRLEEDHQRLADALRGILHPSVPVPPRPRSRRPALMLQGTSSDAGKSILAAAFCRILRQDGYDVAPFKAQNMSLNSGVTALGEEMGRAQIVQAQAARIDPEALMNPVLLKPHSETGSQVIVLGKPVGHMQAREYFRYKAGLWQTVRDAYDTLADRHEVMVLEGAGSPGEVNLKQHDIVNMRMAAHAQASVLLVGDIDRGGVYASLLGTWMTLEQQERSLLAGWLVNKFRGDASFLEPAHAYVRQATGIPVLGVIPWLRDINIPDEDMAGFPWSQAADTTPPPPGILDIAVVMPRHVSNFTDMTPLAAEPDVRLRAVRRAEDWGQPHVVILPGTKSVATDLAALRADGLAELICRHAARDGWLLGICGGLQMLGRAILDPLGLESAAPSVPGLGLMDLESTFAADKTLVSVRRAATPLPAMTGGYEIHHGHTSHGPSALPLFVREGQGAPEKRICGYVSGRRWATYLHGLFDDDAFRRAWLDHVRQDVGLKPQGRQLVRCDLEASLDRLADVVRQNVDMKAIYKRLGL, from the coding sequence ATGAAGCCTGAGGCACACGGCGGCGACCGGCTGCGCATGGCCGCACTGGCCGGGCGCGCCCCTGACAGCCTGCTGGATTTCAGCGTCAACGTCCGTCCCGAAGGCGCGCCGGAATTCCTGCGTCTGGCGCTTTGTCGCGCCCTGGACCATATCTCGGCCTATCCTTCCCCCCATGCGGAAGAGGCCATGGAGGCCGCCGCCCGCGTCTACGGCCTGCCTGCGGACTGCTTCGTGTTCGGTAACGGCACCAACGAGCTCATCCACCTGCTGGCCCGTGTCCTCAAGGAAGACGGCACTCCCTGCGCGGCCGTGATCGAACCGGCCTTCAGCGAATACGCCCTGGCCTGCGGACTGGCCGGGCTGGAGGTACGCCATCCGGACTGCGGCGTGCGCCGCGACGGGGACAGCGACGAGGACATGCTCCGGCAGCTGCTCTCCCTGCTGGCGGACGTCCCGGCCCGGGCAGCCGTCTGGCTGGCCAATCCGGGCAACCCTTCCGGATCTTTCCTGCCGCCCACTTCCTGCCGCCACCTGCTGGAGGCCCGCCCCGACCTGCTCTGGATCATCGACGAAGCCTTTGCCGCCTATGCGGGCCCCGACGACGTCTCTTCCCTCATCACGCAGCTGCCGGACAATGCCGTGCTGCTGCGCTCCCTGACCAAGTTCCATGCCGTGCCCGGCGTGCGCCTGGGCTATATGGTCACGCGGGCGGAACGGGCACGGCGATGGCGCAGACAGCTGCCCGCCTGGAGCGTCAATGCCTTTGCCCTGGCCGCCGCACAGGCCGTGCTGGCGGATACCTCGGACTTTGCCGACCGGACACGGGACGAGAACCGCCGCCGCCGCGAGCATCTGTGCGCCTGCCTGCGCGGCGTGCCCGGCATCACGATCTTCCCCTCGCTGGCCAACTATGTGCTGTTCCGCTGTGAACAGGCCCCGGCGGACCTGTATGCCCGCCTGCTGCGGGAATACGGCATCGCCGTGCGCGACTGCTCCAATTATCGCGGCATGGAAGACGGCAGCTGGTTCCGGGCCGCCGTACGGCTGGAAGAAGACCATCAGCGGCTGGCCGACGCCCTGCGCGGCATCCTGCACCCGTCCGTGCCCGTGCCGCCGCGCCCGCGTTCCCGGCGTCCCGCCCTCATGCTGCAGGGCACGTCCTCCGATGCGGGCAAGAGCATCCTGGCCGCCGCCTTCTGCCGCATCCTGCGTCAGGACGGCTACGACGTGGCTCCGTTCAAGGCCCAGAACATGTCCCTCAACTCCGGGGTGACCGCCCTTGGCGAAGAGATGGGGCGCGCCCAGATCGTCCAGGCCCAGGCGGCCCGCATCGATCCCGAGGCCCTCATGAATCCCGTGCTGCTCAAACCGCATTCGGAGACCGGGTCACAGGTCATCGTCCTGGGCAAACCCGTGGGGCACATGCAGGCCCGCGAATATTTCCGCTACAAGGCCGGGCTCTGGCAGACCGTGCGCGACGCCTACGACACGCTGGCCGACCGGCACGAGGTCATGGTCTTGGAAGGGGCAGGCAGCCCAGGCGAGGTGAACCTCAAGCAGCACGACATCGTCAACATGCGCATGGCCGCCCACGCGCAGGCCTCGGTGCTGCTGGTGGGCGACATCGACCGCGGCGGGGTCTATGCCTCGCTGCTGGGCACCTGGATGACCCTGGAACAGCAGGAGCGCTCCCTGCTGGCGGGCTGGCTCGTCAACAAGTTCCGGGGCGACGCTTCCTTTCTGGAACCGGCCCATGCCTATGTGCGGCAGGCCACCGGCATCCCGGTGCTGGGCGTCATCCCCTGGCTGCGCGACATCAATATCCCGGATGAAGACATGGCGGGCTTCCCCTGGTCGCAGGCGGCGGACACCACACCGCCCCCGCCCGGCATTCTCGACATCGCCGTGGTCATGCCCCGGCATGTGTCCAACTTCACCGATATGACGCCTCTGGCCGCCGAACCGGACGTGCGCCTGCGGGCCGTACGCCGGGCCGAAGACTGGGGGCAGCCTCATGTGGTCATCCTGCCCGGTACCAAGAGCGTGGCCACCGACCTGGCCGCGCTGCGGGCCGACGGCCTGGCCGAGCTCATCTGCCGCCATGCCGCCCGGGACGGCTGGCTGCTGGGCATCTGCGGCGGGCTCCAGATGCTGGGGCGCGCCATCCTCGATCCGCTGGGGCTGGAATCCGCCGCGCCTTCCGTGCCCGGCCTCGGGCTCATGGATCTGGAATCCACCTTTGCTGCGGACAAGACGCTGGTCAGCGTGCGCCGCGCCGCCACGCCGCTGCCGGCCATGACCGGCGGTTACGAGATCCATCACGGCCATACCAGCCACGGTCCGTCGGCCCTGCCCCTTTTCGTGCGCGAGGGCCAAGGCGCTCCGGAAAAACGCATCTGCGGCTATGTGAGCGGCCGTCGCTGGGCCACTTATCTGCACGGTCTGTTCGATGACGACGCCTTCCGCCGTGCCTGGCTCGACCATGTGCGGCAGGACGTGGGCCTGAAGCCGCAGGGCCGCCAGCTGGTGCGCTGCGATCTGGAAGCCTCGCTGGACCGCCTGGCCGACGTGGTGCGCCAGAATGTGGACATGAAGGCCATTTACAAGCGTCTGGGGCTGTGA
- a CDS encoding cobyrinate a,c-diamide synthase, producing MRDFHAFCLAAPRSGEGKTAVAVALMRALVRRGLAVQGCKCGPDYIDPTFHALATGRPACNLDTWMMGEAGVRAQWRAAVQGADAAVCEGVMGLLDGRAPDDLSGSTLDCARVLHLPVLLVVNVRGMAASLTALVEGFQQQAARHGVRLAGVIANNAGSPRHADILRQALEKAGLPPLLGALPRHEACRIPERQLGLLPAAESDCDTVWTDRLAELAENHVDLDRLLALTRRPRPLGPPLPAPGQRQRRLAVARDEAFCFYYRANEDALRARGWEIVPFSPLRDTALPPQPDALYLGGGYPEAFAAQLSANTAMRSAIRDFAAAGGEIYAECGGYMYLCAGLEAAAEGHGLDGERRVWPMCGVLEATARMGQGLRSLGYRDVRFTGGAPLGLPLETCRGHEFHWSHIELHRPYAPLYDVTDRTGTRPEGVHHGNVRAGYVHLYWGGLADAAAGGNMDMETAPAAPAPLSPAGQVILLNGPSSAGKSTLARALQEKLLADHGRHSIILSMDDLLRACPGRPGALLQGMAATGLPLTAILHAATVEAAHAGAWVIVDHVLGERPDWIADLWRRLRGIPVLPVQVCCELGELERREKGRTDRTPDWPHAARQARDIHAPLPGELRIDTSCTSPEHCAARILSALALHGKAMPSPTLEEDSHEA from the coding sequence ATGCGGGACTTCCACGCCTTTTGTCTGGCCGCTCCCCGCTCCGGCGAGGGCAAGACCGCCGTGGCCGTGGCCCTGATGCGGGCCCTTGTCCGCCGGGGCCTTGCCGTGCAGGGCTGCAAATGCGGGCCGGATTACATCGACCCCACCTTCCATGCGCTGGCTACCGGTCGCCCGGCCTGCAATCTGGATACCTGGATGATGGGCGAGGCCGGTGTGCGCGCCCAGTGGCGGGCCGCCGTGCAGGGAGCCGACGCCGCTGTCTGCGAGGGTGTCATGGGCCTGCTGGACGGCCGCGCCCCGGACGACCTTTCCGGCAGCACGCTGGATTGTGCCCGTGTGTTGCACCTGCCCGTGCTGCTGGTGGTCAACGTGCGGGGCATGGCCGCCTCGCTGACGGCGCTGGTGGAAGGTTTCCAGCAACAGGCGGCACGTCATGGCGTCCGGCTGGCGGGCGTCATCGCCAACAATGCCGGCAGCCCGCGCCATGCGGATATTCTGCGTCAGGCGCTGGAAAAGGCCGGGCTGCCGCCCCTGCTGGGCGCCCTGCCCCGCCACGAGGCCTGCCGCATCCCCGAACGGCAGCTGGGCCTGCTGCCCGCGGCTGAAAGCGACTGCGATACGGTGTGGACGGATCGTCTGGCGGAACTGGCGGAAAATCATGTGGATCTGGACCGCCTGCTGGCTCTGACGCGCCGGCCCCGGCCGCTGGGGCCGCCCCTGCCCGCCCCCGGACAGCGGCAGCGGCGGCTGGCTGTGGCCCGGGACGAGGCGTTTTGCTTTTATTACCGCGCCAACGAGGACGCCCTGCGCGCCCGCGGCTGGGAGATCGTCCCCTTCTCGCCCCTGCGGGATACGGCCCTGCCGCCGCAGCCGGACGCCCTGTATCTGGGCGGCGGCTACCCGGAAGCCTTTGCCGCCCAACTGTCCGCCAATACGGCCATGCGTAGCGCCATCAGGGACTTCGCCGCCGCGGGCGGCGAGATCTACGCCGAGTGCGGCGGCTACATGTATCTGTGTGCCGGACTGGAAGCCGCCGCCGAGGGGCACGGTCTGGATGGAGAGCGCCGCGTCTGGCCCATGTGCGGCGTGCTGGAGGCCACGGCCCGCATGGGCCAGGGCCTGCGCTCGCTGGGTTACCGCGATGTCCGCTTCACGGGGGGCGCGCCCCTGGGCCTGCCTCTGGAGACCTGCCGGGGCCACGAGTTCCACTGGTCGCACATCGAGCTGCACCGGCCTTATGCGCCCCTCTATGACGTCACGGACCGTACGGGCACCCGTCCCGAGGGCGTGCATCACGGCAATGTGCGGGCGGGCTATGTGCATCTTTACTGGGGCGGTCTGGCCGATGCCGCCGCTGGCGGGAATATGGACATGGAGACGGCCCCTGCCGCTCCTGCCCCCCTCAGTCCTGCCGGACAGGTTATCCTGCTCAACGGCCCCTCCAGTGCGGGCAAGAGCACCCTGGCCCGCGCCCTGCAGGAAAAGCTGCTGGCCGACCACGGCCGCCACAGCATCATCCTGTCCATGGACGATCTGCTGCGGGCCTGCCCCGGCCGTCCGGGGGCCCTGCTGCAGGGCATGGCCGCCACGGGCCTGCCCCTGACCGCCATCCTGCACGCGGCCACGGTCGAAGCCGCGCACGCCGGGGCATGGGTCATCGTGGACCATGTGCTGGGTGAGCGCCCGGACTGGATAGCCGACCTGTGGCGGCGCCTGCGGGGTATCCCCGTCCTGCCCGTGCAGGTCTGCTGCGAACTGGGCGAACTGGAACGCCGGGAAAAGGGCCGTACCGACCGCACGCCGGACTGGCCCCATGCCGCCCGGCAGGCGCGGGACATCCACGCGCCCCTGCCCGGCGAGCTGCGTATCGATACCAGTTGCACCAGTCCCGAGCACTGCGCGGCCCGCATCCTTTCCGCCCTTGCCCTTCACGGCAAGGCCATGCCGTCACCGACCCTTGAGGAGGACTCCCATGAAGCCTGA
- the cobM gene encoding precorrin-4 C(11)-methyltransferase has product MNMPFVEIVGAGPGAEDLITVRGLRALQQADLVVYAGSLVAPALLRHCRPDCLCRDSASMDLAEQVAVMSETALAGKRVVRLHTGDPALYGAIDEQIRGLAQRGITVRITPGVSSVFAAAAALGCELTGPETAQSVVLTRTPGRTPMPAGEQAAAFARTGATLAFFLSTGKVADLMAELQDAGGLAPDTPAAAVYRASWPDEQVVRGTVSDLARKVEEAGFRRQSLILVGRALAASATVSRLYDGSFSHGYRNSLPDEAFHGTCALYAASPAGLAQARTLAAALAQGDAPAPVIFAACPADDQQPAPQPVADMAAALADALPRFDAHIILGTPHQVLPLLPAATGDAAVICCAESGRHAVCLLDGPNHAGDRLTRRVARITGGLGITGPTEAEKENDTPAAVSPAAATASAVPSSPHGEVLVVGLGSGDPAQLTPEVDAALRRCDTVAGYSKYVDFIRDRIHGKRLIETGMKGEVERCRDALAAAAAGATVCMVCSGDPGILAMAGLLFELRAREQAFRDLPIRVLPGITAASTAAAALGAPLQNGFSLVSLSDLLVPADEVRRNLRAVAQSALPVTLYNPAGRKRRRLLAEALDIFREARGGDILCAFVRHAGRPEETRWIGRLADLPADDVDMSTLVLIGSARTVTDRGALFEARGYAEKYLDKDAPASTADGR; this is encoded by the coding sequence ATGAACATGCCCTTTGTGGAAATCGTCGGCGCCGGTCCCGGTGCGGAAGACCTCATCACCGTGCGCGGCCTGCGGGCCCTGCAGCAAGCCGATCTGGTGGTCTATGCCGGTTCGCTGGTGGCTCCTGCCCTGCTGCGCCACTGCCGCCCGGACTGCCTTTGCCGGGACAGTGCCTCCATGGATCTGGCGGAACAGGTGGCCGTCATGAGCGAGACCGCGCTGGCGGGCAAGCGCGTGGTGCGCCTGCACACCGGTGATCCCGCCCTTTACGGCGCCATCGACGAACAGATCCGGGGGCTGGCCCAACGGGGCATCACCGTGCGCATCACCCCCGGCGTGAGCAGCGTGTTCGCCGCCGCCGCGGCCCTGGGCTGCGAGCTGACCGGCCCGGAAACGGCCCAGAGCGTCGTCCTGACCCGTACGCCCGGCCGCACGCCCATGCCTGCTGGCGAGCAGGCCGCCGCTTTTGCCCGCACGGGGGCCACGCTGGCCTTTTTCCTCAGTACGGGCAAAGTGGCCGATCTGATGGCGGAACTGCAGGATGCGGGCGGTCTTGCGCCGGATACGCCCGCCGCAGCCGTCTACCGCGCCTCCTGGCCTGACGAGCAGGTCGTGCGCGGCACGGTGTCCGATCTGGCCCGCAAGGTGGAAGAAGCTGGCTTCCGGCGGCAGTCCCTTATTTTGGTGGGTCGTGCCCTGGCTGCTTCCGCGACGGTCTCACGCCTGTACGACGGCTCTTTTTCCCACGGCTACCGCAACAGCCTGCCCGACGAGGCCTTCCACGGCACCTGCGCCCTCTATGCCGCCAGCCCGGCGGGACTGGCCCAGGCGCGTACGCTGGCCGCCGCACTGGCGCAGGGCGACGCCCCCGCTCCCGTGATCTTCGCCGCCTGCCCGGCCGATGACCAGCAGCCTGCCCCGCAGCCCGTGGCCGACATGGCCGCTGCCCTGGCTGATGCCCTGCCCCGATTCGATGCCCACATCATCCTGGGCACGCCCCATCAGGTCTTGCCCCTGCTGCCCGCCGCCACCGGGGACGCTGCCGTCATCTGCTGCGCCGAGAGCGGCCGCCATGCCGTCTGCCTGCTGGACGGCCCGAATCATGCCGGTGACCGTCTGACCCGGCGCGTGGCCCGCATCACCGGCGGGCTGGGCATCACCGGCCCGACTGAAGCGGAGAAAGAAAACGACACGCCTGCTGCGGTCTCTCCGGCAGCTGCCACGGCATCCGCGGTCCCCTCGTCCCCGCACGGCGAGGTGCTGGTGGTGGGCCTGGGCTCCGGCGACCCCGCCCAGCTCACGCCCGAAGTGGATGCGGCCCTGCGCCGCTGCGATACTGTGGCCGGGTACAGCAAATATGTGGATTTCATCCGCGACCGCATCCACGGCAAGCGCCTCATCGAGACCGGCATGAAGGGCGAGGTGGAACGCTGCCGCGACGCCCTGGCCGCTGCCGCTGCCGGGGCCACGGTCTGCATGGTCTGCTCCGGTGACCCGGGCATTTTGGCCATGGCCGGGCTGCTGTTCGAGCTGCGCGCCCGCGAACAGGCCTTCCGCGACCTGCCCATCCGGGTGCTGCCCGGCATCACGGCTGCCAGCACGGCCGCCGCGGCGCTGGGGGCCCCCCTGCAGAACGGTTTTTCGCTGGTCAGCCTCTCCGACCTGCTGGTGCCCGCTGACGAAGTGCGCCGCAACCTGCGGGCCGTGGCGCAGTCGGCCCTGCCCGTGACCCTGTACAATCCTGCCGGACGCAAGCGCCGCCGGCTGCTGGCCGAGGCCCTGGACATCTTCCGCGAGGCCCGCGGCGGTGACATCCTCTGCGCCTTCGTGCGTCATGCCGGCCGCCCGGAAGAGACGCGCTGGATCGGCCGTCTGGCCGACCTGCCCGCCGATGACGTGGATATGTCCACGCTGGTGCTCATCGGCAGCGCACGCACGGTCACGGATCGGGGCGCGCTGTTCGAAGCCCGCGGCTATGCGGAAAAATATCTGGACAAGGACGCCCCCGCGTCCACCGCGGACGGTCGCTGA
- the cbiD gene encoding cobalt-precorrin-5B (C(1))-methyltransferase CbiD, translating into MGRKDHTSLRWGYSTGACAAALAVACWQSLRTGTPPAVVPVLFGDGKERLLPMRPPAPGRMAEMVKDGGDDPDCTHGAVLFARLSTCAPEDARPEDHRLDAGAAVLILRAVEGIGRCTRQGLDCPPGKWAVTGGPRRLLAENLARAGMTGGCWLLELGVENGAELARHTLNPRLGVEGGISILGSTGLVRPYSHAAYVETVRLCVRARQRSGGREMVFCTGGRTQAGARRQLPHWPESAFVCIGDFIADSLGIAARHRMQEVVVACMAGKLCKYAAGFANTHAHQVEQDMALLRRQVQACLPGETALHEALHHSASVREALLSIPEAGRLPVLHGLARAALEHFSRRAPGVPSLHLLVFDFDGAFLFKESLRHAPGTVAAPLPPPDDGTTDSPEDTSSDGQAPDIGLRYFIDRP; encoded by the coding sequence ATGGGCCGCAAAGACCACACGTCCCTGCGCTGGGGCTATTCCACCGGCGCCTGCGCGGCCGCGCTGGCCGTGGCCTGCTGGCAGTCCCTGCGGACGGGCACGCCACCGGCCGTGGTGCCCGTGCTGTTCGGCGACGGCAAGGAGCGCCTCCTGCCCATGCGGCCGCCCGCTCCGGGCCGCATGGCCGAGATGGTCAAGGACGGCGGCGACGATCCCGACTGCACGCATGGTGCGGTGCTCTTTGCCCGGCTTTCCACCTGCGCGCCCGAGGATGCCCGGCCGGAGGACCATCGCCTCGACGCAGGCGCAGCGGTGCTCATTTTGCGTGCCGTGGAAGGTATCGGCCGCTGTACCCGACAGGGCTTGGACTGCCCGCCCGGCAAATGGGCCGTCACCGGCGGTCCGCGTCGCCTGCTGGCCGAGAACCTGGCCCGCGCGGGTATGACCGGCGGCTGCTGGCTGCTGGAGCTGGGTGTGGAGAACGGCGCGGAGCTGGCCCGCCACACCCTCAATCCCCGGCTGGGCGTGGAAGGCGGCATCTCCATCCTGGGCAGCACGGGTCTGGTGCGGCCTTACAGCCACGCCGCCTATGTGGAGACCGTGCGCCTGTGCGTACGGGCCCGGCAACGCAGCGGCGGCCGCGAGATGGTCTTCTGTACCGGCGGCCGCACCCAGGCGGGAGCCCGCCGCCAGCTGCCCCACTGGCCGGAAAGCGCTTTCGTCTGCATCGGGGATTTCATCGCCGACAGTCTGGGCATCGCCGCCCGTCACCGGATGCAGGAGGTGGTCGTGGCCTGCATGGCGGGCAAGCTCTGCAAGTATGCCGCCGGCTTCGCCAACACCCACGCCCATCAGGTGGAACAGGACATGGCCCTGCTGCGCCGTCAGGTGCAGGCCTGCCTGCCCGGAGAGACCGCCCTGCACGAGGCTCTGCATCACAGTGCGTCCGTGCGCGAGGCCCTGCTCTCCATTCCCGAAGCCGGGCGCCTGCCCGTGCTGCATGGGCTGGCCCGGGCGGCCCTGGAACACTTTTCCCGCCGGGCTCCCGGCGTGCCGTCCCTGCATCTGCTGGTCTTCGACTTTGACGGCGCCTTCCTGTTCAAGGAAAGCCTGCGGCACGCTCCCGGCACGGTGGCGGCCCCTCTGCCGCCCCCGGACGACGGCACGACCGACAGCCCGGAAGACACTTCTTCTGACGGACAGGCCCCGGACATCGGCCTGCGCTATTTCATCGACAGGCCCTGA
- a CDS encoding precorrin-8X methylmutase: METIRWNMSPAEIEQESFRRIEAECDLHRTLSAPHWRVARRLIHTTADMHIADTLVFRHDPVAAGLAALRRKAPIFCDSQMLRSGLSLPKLRTLHPGYGPEDLHCYITDPDVVERARTEGHTRALCSAEKARPLLDGGIVLIGNAPLALARIARYILEEGVRPALVVGMPVGFVNVVESKELLARCPVPQIVLEGRRGGSALAVTTLHAIMESA, translated from the coding sequence ATGGAAACGATTCGCTGGAACATGAGCCCCGCAGAGATCGAGCAGGAGAGCTTCCGCCGCATCGAAGCCGAATGCGACCTGCACCGTACCCTGTCCGCCCCGCACTGGCGCGTGGCACGCCGCCTTATCCACACCACGGCGGACATGCACATCGCGGACACCCTTGTCTTCCGCCACGATCCGGTGGCCGCCGGACTGGCCGCCCTGCGCCGCAAGGCCCCCATCTTCTGTGATTCCCAGATGCTGCGCTCCGGCCTGTCCCTGCCCAAACTGCGCACGCTCCATCCGGGCTACGGGCCTGAAGACCTGCACTGCTACATCACGGATCCCGATGTGGTGGAGCGGGCCCGCACCGAAGGCCATACCCGCGCCCTGTGCAGCGCCGAAAAAGCCCGTCCCCTGCTGGATGGCGGCATCGTGCTCATCGGCAATGCGCCCCTGGCCCTGGCCCGCATCGCCCGCTATATCCTTGAAGAAGGCGTCCGCCCGGCCCTGGTGGTGGGCATGCCCGTGGGTTTCGTCAACGTGGTGGAATCCAAGGAGCTCCTGGCCCGCTGCCCTGTGCCCCAGATCGTGCTGGAAGGCCGCCGCGGCGGCAGCGCCCTGGCCGTCACCACCCTGCACGCCATCATGGAGAGCGCCTAG
- a CDS encoding DUF1848 domain-containing protein, producing the protein MSHFSHSPLVISASRATDIPAFYGEWFMARLRAGFCRRRNPFNSRQESLISFARTRVFVFWSKHPAPFLPHLAEIAATGRQFYFQYTLNAYEAEGLEPGLPSLCRRLETFKRLADTIGPQRVIWRCDPLIVGGRLSTDALLERIDRLGRELSPYTEKLVFSFVDMYHKTAAALQRLNPAYRAPTVDEMRELARGIATLNAGWPHRLELATCAEGIDLSALGIHKNKCIDDALIRRLCPQDALVQAELAPRRQLSLLPGMETAASASKDTGQRTACGCIPSKDIGAYDSCPHFCVYCYANRSEQAVRANLLRCRQQTEVRESLLG; encoded by the coding sequence ATGTCCCACTTCTCCCACTCCCCCCTCGTCATCTCCGCCAGCCGGGCCACGGACATCCCCGCCTTCTACGGGGAGTGGTTCATGGCCCGGCTGCGGGCGGGCTTTTGCCGTCGGCGCAATCCCTTCAATAGTCGTCAGGAGAGCCTCATCTCCTTTGCCCGCACGCGTGTTTTCGTCTTCTGGAGCAAGCATCCCGCGCCCTTCCTGCCGCATCTGGCGGAGATCGCGGCCACAGGCCGGCAATTCTACTTCCAGTACACCCTCAATGCCTACGAGGCCGAGGGGCTGGAGCCCGGCCTGCCCTCCCTGTGCCGCCGTCTGGAGACGTTCAAGCGGCTGGCGGACACCATAGGCCCGCAGCGGGTCATCTGGCGTTGCGATCCCCTCATCGTGGGCGGCCGCTTGAGTACGGATGCCCTGCTGGAACGTATCGACCGGCTGGGGCGTGAGCTTTCCCCCTATACGGAAAAGCTCGTCTTCAGCTTCGTGGACATGTACCACAAGACCGCCGCTGCCCTGCAAAGGCTCAATCCGGCCTACCGCGCGCCCACGGTGGACGAGATGCGGGAGCTGGCCCGGGGCATCGCGACCCTGAACGCCGGTTGGCCGCACCGGCTGGAGCTGGCCACCTGCGCCGAAGGCATCGACCTGAGTGCCCTGGGCATCCATAAAAACAAATGTATCGACGATGCCCTCATCCGCCGCCTGTGCCCGCAGGATGCGCTGGTGCAGGCCGAGCTGGCACCCCGCCGGCAGCTCTCCCTCCTGCCCGGCATGGAGACGGCCGCCAGCGCGTCCAAGGATACGGGCCAGCGCACGGCCTGCGGCTGCATCCCCAGCAAGGACATCGGCGCCTATGACAGCTGCCCGCACTTCTGCGTCTATTGCTACGCCAACCGTTCGGAGCAGGCGGTGCGCGCCAACCTTCTGCGCTGCCGCCAGCAGACGGAAGTACGGGAGAGCCTGCTGGGCTGA